Part of the Candidatus Dependentiae bacterium genome is shown below.
ATATGCAAGCTCGTAATGAGCATGGTAATACGGCACTTCATTTTTCAGTTATGCAACCGCAACAAGCATTTACTTTAACAGAGCTACTACTTAAAGCACATGCAGATATAAACAGTAAAAACAGTAAGCACGAAACTCCTTTAGAACTGCTTTTAAAAGGGCGTAATCATGATGATGTTCCTTTAGTGCAGCTGTTGTTACAAAATGGAGCATCACTCCGTTTGTGTAGTGAATCTGGACGGACATTAATGCATACCTATCTAAGTACACTTTGTGTTCACAGTGATATCTTTAATGCGCTTTTAAGTGCAGATTCTGCTTTAGTGTCTTTTAAAGATGCTCAAGGCAATACACTTCTTCATTGTGTTACTCATACTATACAAAGACATTTTCCACACCAAGTAGAAGATATTCTTGGTATAATTAAATGGCTGCTGTTTTATGGAGCAGATGCTGATTCTCTTAATAATGCTCATAATACACCCGCTTTAGAGCTACTCTGTCAACAAGGCCCTTTGCCTATTGAAGTTTTGCAGCTTTTTTTACAAAACACTCAAAGTGTTTTTTCACAAAATGTAAGAGGATATACTATCATAAGTTATTTACATACATTGCTCTGTTATCATGCAACACCTGCTTTGCAACAGTTGATTCTTCATTATGCTGGAGCTTTAGCTTTAAGCGCGGCTAATAATACTAGTAACAGTTTGTCATATAGTCTAGAGTCTGGATATGTAGTTTGTGTTGCTAAGGTATTAAAAAATAAGCATGTTAATGTTAAAGAAGAACTTATATGCCTTACAAGAGCACATCAACTCTATAATCAAACACAAAACCCTGCTTATAAAACAATGGGCAAGTTATTGCTCAACCGTCTTATAAAGCATAAAGCACTTCAGGTAATACTTACAGGTAGCCAAGCCAAGCTTGAGCCAGGGGATGAATTGCGTTATACGGGTATGCAGGTTCCCTATTTCTCTCAAGATATAGCTCATCGTATAGCAAGTTACGCTGTATAATTATTAATTTTTTATTTTATTAGAGACTTACTAGGAAAAATGTATGAATAATCGTTTAATGTTCTTTGTTGTTTTATGCACTCACCTAGTATCTATGTATAGTATGGATACTAGTTTAGCTCACTCTATATATCTACCTTTGGAAGATAATTATTATGTTATACCCCTTGCAGCTACGATTGCGCATATTACAGGTTATCAACCTGTTGTTAATAAAGAAGGTAAGCATAAGCTCCTGGGTTTTCATCATTATCAACCTACACAAATAAAACAGTTGCCTGAAGGTGGTACCTTAAGCAAACTATCAAGTAACTTATGGGTAGTAACATTTGGTGATCCTACTACTTTTCATACAGGTTATGTTATTTACAAAGGCAGAATTTATGCTGAACCTAAAACTTTTTTTCCTTGTTCATGGAACAAACAACAGATAAGTGAATATATTAAAGACTATATGACTTCTTATTTTTCTAATGACAATGTACTTAGGCCGTGTAAAATAGAGCCAGCTTCAAGTAATGTACAGTATAGTATGTACCATTTTAATCTCGATGCCCTTAAGTCAGACCAATGTAGCCTTAAGCTTATTGTAAAAAATTATGCTCATCTTAGAAATGGCAGTTTTATAGTTACCTTGTATCCTGTTGTACAGAAATTATTGCTCACAATGGCTCAAAAAGAAATAGTCCGAACAACGGCTTTACGTCAATTACTAAAACTTAAAGAACATGTGCCAAATAGTACTCAAGCGATACCTAATGTTACTGTTCCGTTAGCGCAAACTGCTTTAATGACAGCAGCACGTAAAGGTGATTGGCAGTTGATAAGTTTATTGCTCGAAGAAAATAATGAAAGTTATAATATCCATACACTTGATAGCTCTGATACAAGCGTTCTTTTCTATGCTCTAGATTCAGATGATATCTATACAGTGCAGAGTGTTATTCATGCCCAAGAGATTAATTTAAAAAACAAAGCTGGTGTAACGCCTCTTATTCATGCTATTACTACAGGTAAAAGTATAGATATTATCGACTACTTGCTTTCTTGGGGTGCAGATCCCAATCTAGCTGATGGCTTTGGTTTAAACCCTCTTATGCATATAATAAGATCAGCTACTCTTGAAGCATCCATGAGTGATACTAGTTATGCTTTAACAGCTTTGCTACTATCATATGGAGCCAACCCTAATAGTACAAATAGAGAAGGTGATACTGCTGTAATCTATGCTCTAAAATATTTAGGTACTAAATCAAAACCTCTAATAAAATTATTTTTGAATTTTTATGCAGATTGCAGTATAAAAAATAACCGTAATGAAGGTGCACTGAAAGTTGCTCAGGTATTAGGGTTAACAGATATTCCTTTGCTGCTTCAAGAGCATGAAGATAAAAAAGCATCTTGGTTGTCTGAGCATAAGGGGAATGAGCTTATGTATGCTATTTTTGTAGGGGATATGCGTAAAGTTCAGCAATTGCTTACCGAAAATCAGATTCCAGTTAATGCTCACGATACCTTAGGTCAAACACCTCTTTATTTTGCTTTACAAAATGGTAATTTAGAACTAGTAAAACTCTTATTGGATGCAGGCGCTGATCCTCGTGTGATAGTACATACTACCAGTATTTATGAATATGCTCAAAGGCATACCCAGCTTGCATTAGAAATCAAGCAATTGGTCAAGCAAGCTTATAATACTTTGTGTGCTCCTGAACTTGAAAGAAAACGCAAGCAGCAGCAAGACCTAAATCAGTTGCATAAGAGTATAGTAGAAAAGTTTAATCAAGAGGCTAGTGATGGGTTAATCACTCCTGAAACACTTCAAGCAATTACGATATTTAAAGATTCACCCTTGCAATCTGCTGTTAAAAAAAAGCAGCATGCTGTAGTTGAGCAACTTTTAAAGCATGGTGTAAAGCCAGAACTACGTAACAATATACTCTTACTTGCACTTGCTAATGATGATATGAGTATGTTGACTGTACTTCTAAGTTCCCAAGCTATACCGACAAGTCATATACAAGAGATGTGGGACAATGCACTTAAAGATCAAAACTATGTCCTTATAGATCATATAAGTGTACTAATACCTAAATTTAAGGTAAAAATGGTGCTTGAAGCTATAGCGCGGCAGGATATACATGTATTAAAAATATTATTACATCCTGAACGTTCAGAAGTAAAATATAGAGATCTTAGTCTTTGTTTATTTGCAGCCTTTGAAACACATAACAATACACTTATTAAATTGCTTGTAGATAGATACCCAGCTTTAGCTCATGCAGTAACCGTAGGCGGTCAAACAGCTTTAATGGTTGCTGCACAAGCAGACATGATCGAAAGTATACAAGTACTTTATTTGGCAGGTGCCCAATTGCAGACAAAAAATGATCTAGGCCTTACGGTACTTGATTATAAACTATCACGTAGAGTGCAGGAATTATTGTTAACGTTAGCTGACCGTGAGCAGCAAAAAGCACAGCAATTAGAGCAAGCAAACAAAAAGCAGCTTGAACGAGCTCAGTTGGAAGCTCAAGGATGGACGCCACTTATGTTAACGGTCTATTACAATGATACAATTGTAGGTAATGGCAATTCAACTAATATTAATGCAGCATCAGTTGATGGGTTAACCGCGCTTATGATTGCTGCACGCGAGAAGAAAAACCAAGCATTAGGTATGCTTATCGAGCATGCGGATATTAACCTTGATCAGCAAGATAGTCAAGGCAATACAGCTCTTATGTATGCTATTGAGGCTGCTAATTGTACCGGCGTACAACAGCTTTTAAAGGCAGGAGTTTGTAAAGATAGAGTAAACTTGAAGGGTACTAATGCAGAAGCTATAGCAAAAAGCATGTACTCATCTAATCCAGAATTAATGAGATTATTGGCTCAGGTTTATAAGCTCAAAAAAGATGTTACAAAACCTATTACTCTTGATCAAGCTTTTGAAATTATTGTCTCAGGTGCTGATTCAGGATTAGTAAGGACGTGGTTAGCTAATAATATTTCTGTAAGTAATTGGCTTTTAGTAAAAGCATGTGCTTATGGAAATGAGCTTGTTGTAGAGAAGTTACTAGCAATACCAGGTATTAATAGTAATGCTCAAGATGAATATAACCTTACACCTCTAGTGGCTGCTGTTGTTAATAAACATACTGCTATTGTAAAAAGGTTGCTCTTATATGATAATTCAAACATTTACAAACAAAATACCAAAAACCTTAATTGTATTTCGTCTACCCTTCTAGGGTTTGCACTTCTTAAAGGAAGGGTAACAATTTTCAAGATCTTATTAGATGTTTGGCCTAAAGAGATAACCCCAAATCATCTGGGAGATGACATTCTTAATGAAGCATGTAGATTAGCACCTACTTCGCCAGGCATTTTTGACTGTCTAGCAATTATTCCCTTTGGTAGTAGTCTGTTAGAAGGTATAGCCGATAGATGCCTTGAGTTTCCTATTGAAAAAAATAATTTTATGAAACTTATGCCCTTATTAATTAGGTTGCCTGAAAGTTCTATAGATAAGCTTATTGAAAAGGCTGTTGATAGAGATAATGTGGATGCTTTACGCATTCTTCTAACTCTAAATCATACTCTTTCACCTACGGATCTTTTAAGATTATCTTTATCATTTAATAAGAATGCAGTGTATAGCTATATTATGGAGCATTACACGGTAGATTTTAAGAAAAAATTCAGTGATAACGAAGTAATGAGCAACATAGCTTATTATAATAATAACACTCCGTTTATAGATTCCTTGTGTGATAAAATGTACAAAAACAGCTTAGATGAGCAGGCAAAGAGTATCTGTGTACAAGAAGATCCTGCTATCAGAGGGAGCTCTAGCTTATTGCGTGATGCTACATTGTTGAAAATTGCAAACAAACATAACATGCTGCCTAATGAGTGTGAAATGAACTCCCAAGAGGGCAAGGAAATTTTAAGTATAATAAGAAGTTATAATTATGTACCAGCAGTACAGTTAATAGAAAAATTTGATGAAGCTCATGATCTTTCTTTGCTTCTTATAGCAGCATGCCAAGAAGGGCATAGAGAACTTGTTGAATTATTAGTTGCAAAGCCTTCTGTGGATGTCAACTGCACTGCTGCTAATGCTGTAACACCACTAGAAGCAGCTATTGCAGCAGGTCATTATGAGATTGTAAAACTTTTATTATCTGTGCCTACTATACAAATTCATAAACCAGGTATACGTGAGGGAAGTATTCCCTTTGAAACAGCTATAAAGCATAATCAAATAGATATAGTAGAGTTATTTCTTCAGTCAAGCTATTTTAAACCATTAAATGAAAGTAAGACCCGAGATATTATGTCCTATTGTGTGTTCAAGGGTTCTCTTGAGATAATTGAACTATTAGTGCGTAATAATTTTTTTGATTGCCATGACTTAAACAATGCAGGACCAATGCTCAAAGCTGCTGTTCTTTTAAACAATATACCTCTAACAATTCTTTTACTTACTATGTTTGATACTAAGACTACAAAAGACGTCATTGGTACAGCTCTTTGTGAAGCGTGTTATACTTCTAACAAAGAAATAATAAGTGTGTTAATAAGATCATGCGATAGTATAACTATTAATTATCTTAAAGAAGGTAAGCATAATCCTCTTATGATAGCTGTAGCACGTGGTAGAAAAGATATTGTTGAATTATTACTCTCCTGCAAGGAGTTCTCTATAGGCTTAAACTTAAAAAATGCTCGGGGTGAAAATGCTCTATTTATAGCTTTAGCTTGTGGTGAATACGAAATTGCACAGTTATTAGTACAGTATGGAGCGTCAATTGGTAAAAAAGAAAATGCATCTAAAAAAACGGTAAAGTTATATGCTTTTCTTCAACAGTTGCCCCGTTTAGACCATTAAAAATTAAATTCGTTAGAAATATAAATGAATATGTATGGGATAAGCATTTTTATGCTTTTAACTCCCTTTGCAGGCTATGCGATTCGGCGATCTAGCGCTAACTGGGTTAGCTCTAAATAATCCTACTGTATTAGAAATAGCACCGTTACTTTTAGCTAAAAATATAAATAAAACAAATCAAGATAAAGTTGGAAGTTCGTTGCTTCACATTAGAGGTAAAGGCAGAGTGCGTCCTCATACAGAATCTGTGCTGGCGTTACTACTTGAGTATGGTATTTCGCCTAATACTCAAGATGCTCTTGGCTACACACCTTTGTATTGGGCAAGTGCTAACCATAAATCAGGGTTGGTATACTATGGAGCTAACCCTTTTATAAAAACAAGCCTAGTTGGTAAAAGTGCTTTAGGTCTTGCCCGCTCTAGGGAGCCTCAAGCTCTAAATACAACACTGGAAGATCAGCAACAGGTTATAGCAATGCTTGAAAAAGCTCTTATAAAGGGCAAGCAAGGTGTAATGCTCTTCGTTTTAAAAACTAAAGCAACTGTCGTGCAACCAGATGCTAATCTGATAAATAGCTTTTTAAAGGCTACTGCTCTGCAAGGCTGGTTTGGTGGCTGTTTTGCTGCGTTCTGTAATAGTCAGCAAGATCTTTTTATAGTAAGGATCTTTATAATCTTCTTGTTGCAAAATGCCTGAGGCTTTATCAAGTGAACTAAGGCCCGTTTTATTTTCCATAAAAATATTTGAGCTTGCTTTAAGGAGCTTTTCTACCTTTTCAGTGGCTCCCTCGTCTAGTGCTCTATGTAGTGGGGTGTTCCCTTGATTGTTTTGAATATGTATGCCAGCGCCATATTCAAGTAATAAACTTACTATTGCGGGATCGTTTGCTAAATGAAGTGGAGTATTCCCCTCATTATCTTGATCGTTAACAGGTGTATGCTTCAGTAGTAAAAGTTGTACTACGTCTTCTTGAGCACTGATCGTGTCACCATTGCAGTTGAAATGTAAGGGGGACTGACCATGATTGTTTTTAATAGTGCTATCAGCATCATTATCAAGCAATAATAGTACCATGTCCTTATCATATGTTAGGTGCAAACAGGTGTTGCCATTTCTGTCTTGACTATTGGGGTTTGCACCTGCACGTAATAATAATTTTACAATTGCTATGTCTGAATGTGTAGCTGTTTGAACTGCGACAAGTAGGGGTGGTATGTTATAGGTATTATCGCTACTGTTCTTATCTGCACCAGAACTTAAGGATTTGGCTACCCGATATATATCATTATCTTGAATCGCTTTTATAAGCACATCATTTAAATTTAAGCTATTAAAGAGTAAATTATATATTTTTACTAATTTTGCTTGTTCCTCGTAGGTTAAGTTTTCACTGTCAGTTGATTGATCTTCAAGTA
Proteins encoded:
- a CDS encoding ankyrin repeat domain-containing protein, with product MKRSLLLFFFMVPSSMQSMDSKSNSPIFKKPRLSLESVETHEELIKAAQKGNVAKLKAALDRGASVNEVDSEGCTALHWALINRYAEIVELLISAGADSDIQDVYGKNGIHLAIQYANSMNVFKSVLKAASQDGLDATDVAGRTPLHCAIKDGLAKHVKILVSLNCNCMVFDRYGYLPLHLALKKSNKTKTRLLLYQNIAKQAVNMQARNEHGNTALHFSVMQPQQAFTLTELLLKAHADINSKNSKHETPLELLLKGRNHDDVPLVQLLLQNGASLRLCSESGRTLMHTYLSTLCVHSDIFNALLSADSALVSFKDAQGNTLLHCVTHTIQRHFPHQVEDILGIIKWLLFYGADADSLNNAHNTPALELLCQQGPLPIEVLQLFLQNTQSVFSQNVRGYTIISYLHTLLCYHATPALQQLILHYAGALALSAANNTSNSLSYSLESGYVVCVAKVLKNKHVNVKEELICLTRAHQLYNQTQNPAYKTMGKLLLNRLIKHKALQVILTGSQAKLEPGDELRYTGMQVPYFSQDIAHRIASYAV
- a CDS encoding ankyrin repeat domain-containing protein, whose protein sequence is MNNRLMFFVVLCTHLVSMYSMDTSLAHSIYLPLEDNYYVIPLAATIAHITGYQPVVNKEGKHKLLGFHHYQPTQIKQLPEGGTLSKLSSNLWVVTFGDPTTFHTGYVIYKGRIYAEPKTFFPCSWNKQQISEYIKDYMTSYFSNDNVLRPCKIEPASSNVQYSMYHFNLDALKSDQCSLKLIVKNYAHLRNGSFIVTLYPVVQKLLLTMAQKEIVRTTALRQLLKLKEHVPNSTQAIPNVTVPLAQTALMTAARKGDWQLISLLLEENNESYNIHTLDSSDTSVLFYALDSDDIYTVQSVIHAQEINLKNKAGVTPLIHAITTGKSIDIIDYLLSWGADPNLADGFGLNPLMHIIRSATLEASMSDTSYALTALLLSYGANPNSTNREGDTAVIYALKYLGTKSKPLIKLFLNFYADCSIKNNRNEGALKVAQVLGLTDIPLLLQEHEDKKASWLSEHKGNELMYAIFVGDMRKVQQLLTENQIPVNAHDTLGQTPLYFALQNGNLELVKLLLDAGADPRVIVHTTSIYEYAQRHTQLALEIKQLVKQAYNTLCAPELERKRKQQQDLNQLHKSIVEKFNQEASDGLITPETLQAITIFKDSPLQSAVKKKQHAVVEQLLKHGVKPELRNNILLLALANDDMSMLTVLLSSQAIPTSHIQEMWDNALKDQNYVLIDHISVLIPKFKVKMVLEAIARQDIHVLKILLHPERSEVKYRDLSLCLFAAFETHNNTLIKLLVDRYPALAHAVTVGGQTALMVAAQADMIESIQVLYLAGAQLQTKNDLGLTVLDYKLSRRVQELLLTLADREQQKAQQLEQANKKQLERAQLEAQGWTPLMLTVYYNDTIVGNGNSTNINAASVDGLTALMIAAREKKNQALGMLIEHADINLDQQDSQGNTALMYAIEAANCTGVQQLLKAGVCKDRVNLKGTNAEAIAKSMYSSNPELMRLLAQVYKLKKDVTKPITLDQAFEIIVSGADSGLVRTWLANNISVSNWLLVKACAYGNELVVEKLLAIPGINSNAQDEYNLTPLVAAVVNKHTAIVKRLLLYDNSNIYKQNTKNLNCISSTLLGFALLKGRVTIFKILLDVWPKEITPNHLGDDILNEACRLAPTSPGIFDCLAIIPFGSSLLEGIADRCLEFPIEKNNFMKLMPLLIRLPESSIDKLIEKAVDRDNVDALRILLTLNHTLSPTDLLRLSLSFNKNAVYSYIMEHYTVDFKKKFSDNEVMSNIAYYNNNTPFIDSLCDKMYKNSLDEQAKSICVQEDPAIRGSSSLLRDATLLKIANKHNMLPNECEMNSQEGKEILSIIRSYNYVPAVQLIEKFDEAHDLSLLLIAACQEGHRELVELLVAKPSVDVNCTAANAVTPLEAAIAAGHYEIVKLLLSVPTIQIHKPGIREGSIPFETAIKHNQIDIVELFLQSSYFKPLNESKTRDIMSYCVFKGSLEIIELLVRNNFFDCHDLNNAGPMLKAAVLLNNIPLTILLLTMFDTKTTKDVIGTALCEACYTSNKEIISVLIRSCDSITINYLKEGKHNPLMIAVARGRKDIVELLLSCKEFSIGLNLKNARGENALFIALACGEYEIAQLLVQYGASIGKKENASKKTVKLYAFLQQLPRLDH
- a CDS encoding ankyrin repeat domain-containing protein, producing MRFGDLALTGLALNNPTVLEIAPLLLAKNINKTNQDKVGSSLLHIRGKGRVRPHTESVLALLLEYGISPNTQDALGYTPLYWASANHKSGLVYYGANPFIKTSLVGKSALGLARSREPQALNTTLEDQQQVIAMLEKALIKGKQGVMLFVLKTKATVVQPDANLINSFLKATALQGWFGGCFAAFCNSQQDLFIVRIFIIFLLQNA
- a CDS encoding ankyrin repeat domain-containing protein; translation: MNRHSFIVIFLVFISSNILTMQPDERLIKAIEDNDFSNVQLSLRIGADLNCHTNKYNVPPLVLACSKHTNPDSKIIKLLLRKGALVNGTGTSGSTALHWASTNRAARIVLSYKANCNAKDIRGNTPLHKAVLFNLFSRVKLLLTYGARPLIKNNRHKTTFNILEDQSTDSENLTYEEQAKLVKIYNLLFNSLNLNDVLIKAIQDNDIYRVAKSLSSGADKNSSDNTYNIPPLLVAVQTATHSDIAIVKLLLRAGANPNSQDRNGNTCLHLTYDKDMVLLLLDNDADSTIKNNHGQSPLHFNCNGDTISAQEDVVQLLLLKHTPVNDQDNEGNTPLHLANDPAIVSLLLEYGAGIHIQNNQGNTPLHRALDEGATEKVEKLLKASSNIFMENKTGLSSLDKASGILQQEDYKDPYYKKILLTITERSKTATKPALQSSSL